A section of the bacterium genome encodes:
- a CDS encoding transketolase, with protein MKHSVKELELKANTIRQDIIQMLVAAGSGHSAGSLGMADVFTALYFEVLNHNPKQPYWEERDRLLLSNGHIVPVRYAAMAEAGYFSKSELKTLRKFGSRLQGHPERTRLPGLEHTSGPLGSGLSQAAGMALGLKLKDNTSSHIYVCMGDGELDEGNVWEAAMFAGARKLGNITAIIDRNNIQIDGFTEQVMPLEPLSMKWQAFGWHVIEIDGHNIEQIVTACGEAKAIFERPVAIIAHTIPGKGVDYMERDPVWHGMPPGTKDVPGDPPKAKQADEALHELRTLRGRIRGEHE; from the coding sequence AGCTTAAAGCAAATACAATTCGGCAAGATATCATTCAGATGCTGGTAGCAGCAGGGTCTGGGCATTCAGCTGGTTCGCTTGGGATGGCAGACGTATTTACGGCGCTTTATTTTGAGGTGCTCAACCATAACCCAAAGCAGCCATACTGGGAAGAGCGTGATCGACTACTACTCTCGAATGGGCATATCGTGCCAGTTCGTTACGCTGCCATGGCCGAAGCTGGCTATTTCTCAAAGTCAGAGCTCAAGACACTCCGAAAGTTTGGCTCGCGGCTGCAAGGACATCCTGAGCGCACACGCTTGCCAGGACTCGAGCATACCTCCGGACCGCTTGGTAGTGGTCTCTCGCAAGCTGCAGGCATGGCGCTTGGGTTGAAGCTTAAGGATAATACCTCGAGCCACATCTATGTTTGTATGGGGGACGGTGAGCTTGATGAAGGGAATGTCTGGGAGGCGGCGATGTTTGCTGGTGCGCGCAAGCTCGGTAATATTACCGCCATCATAGATCGCAATAACATTCAGATCGACGGCTTCACCGAGCAAGTGATGCCGCTTGAGCCGCTGTCGATGAAATGGCAAGCTTTTGGCTGGCACGTCATCGAGATCGATGGGCACAATATCGAACAAATCGTAACGGCGTGTGGTGAAGCCAAGGCAATTTTTGAGCGCCCGGTGGCGATTATCGCTCATACGATTCCAGGTAAGGGGGTCGACTATATGGAGCGAGACCCTGTCTGGCACGGCATGCCGCCAGGTACGAAAGATGTACCAGGTGATCCGCCAAAAGCCAAACAGGCAGACGAAGCACTGCATGAGTTGCGCACTCTGCGTGGCAGAATACGAGGAGAGCATGAGTAA